CAGCGTAATGCGACACGTTTGAACCGTTTGAGCTTCCCCATCATTTGTTCGATACGTGCGCGACCTCGATAAAGCGCCGTGGCAAAATGCTTCGGAATATTACGCCTGTTTGATCTGTAAGGGATCACAGGGATAGCGCCAGCCTTTCGCGCAATCTCTCGATTAACGTCGCTATCATAGCCTTTGTCAGCAATGATAGCGCGGTGCCTGACTTGAGGGCCCGTGTCCATGAGGCTTTCAAACTGTTTGCTATCGGAGGCTTCGCCTCCGGTCAGTTCAAAGCCAAGGGGCTGACCATTTCGGTCGGTTTTCAGATGGATTTTGGTTCCGAACCCTCCACGAGACCGGCCGAGCGCTTGACCTTCCTGCCCCCTTTAGCGCCTGCTGCAGATACATGGGCGCGAATGACGGTGCTGTCGAACATAGCGATAAGATGAGCGCTTTCATCAAGCCCAGCCAAAATGGAAAAATAGTCCTCGAAAACACCTGCTTTACCTAAACGGTCAAAACGCTTCCATACGCTGTTCCAGTTACCAAACCGCTCAGGCAAAGCCCGCCATGAGATGTTGTGAAGGGTGAAATAATGCAACGCCTCAAGGAATAGGCGGTCATTTTTAGCTTTCGCGCCAACGGCTGGCAGACAAGTCCGAAAAACCTCAAGTGCCAGTTCATAGTCATTTTCTGTCATCTTGGTGCACATTACTGACCTCCAAATCACGTCAGCAATATGTGAATCACGTCGAGAGAAAGTCTGGAACCGGAAAACTTATACCTGAGTCAATTCGTCCACACGGCGTAGCAGGCTACCATTACATCATACCCGCCCAGTATAACCTATCCTAGCAAGACGCAGGTCAGCACGCCAGTGCTGTTGGAATACTAGCGCCGCAATCTTATCTTTATCGGTTCCAATCATTAATAGGCGTAAGAAGATTTCATCGCGGTTCCCATTGATATCCGTAAATCCGTCGCCATTTGCGGTACTCAATATTTAAACCGAAATTTCCAACAGGTACCTATGGCCACATCTTCCAAGCGCCGAGCATTGCTGATCGTCAATCCAAAAGCCCGCAACGGCAAAGGGTTCAATGCCGACATGCGCGGGATACTCGAGCGCGGCGGCATTTCTCTCATTGAGAAGACTGCGAAGGGGGCTGAAACCATTTCTGATGTCATCCGTTCCAATAGCGAAGTCGATTTGGTGATTGTCGGTGGCGGCGACGGTACATTGAACGCAGCCGCACCTGGCCTCGTCGAAACGAAGGTGCCGCTTGCCATATTGCCGCTTGGCACGGCGAACGACTTTGCTCGCACAATCGGCATTCCCGCCGACCCCACAGAAGCCACGCGGCAGCTGCTCACTTATGAACAGCATCCCATCGATCTTGGTGAAGTGAATGGCCACCTCTATTTCAATGTGGCGAGCATCGGCTTTAGTGCTGAACTCGCGCAGAAACTGAGTGCTGAGGCCAAGAAAAAGTGGGGTAAACTCGGCTACGCCATTGCGGCTGGCCGTATTCTGATGCGTTCAGAGTTGTTCACTGCCTATCTCGAACATGATGGCATTACAGAGCAGATAAAGACGCTGCAAGTTTCGGTCGGAAATGGCAAGTTTTACGGCGGCGGCATGGCCGTCGAAAAAGATGCAGCCATAGACGACGGCAAGCTCGACTTTTATAGCCTCGAAGTTGACCATTGGTGGAAATTGTTGCGTCTGTTACCCAGTTTGCGTCAGGGAACACAGTCAAAGTGGGACGACGTTCGTGCATTTCCCACGACTGAAGTTATCATTCGCACCAAGAAGCCAAGGCCAGTAAACACAGACGGTGAACTTTCAACCTGGACCCCAGCTCACTTTCGCTTGCATCGTGAAGCGGTCAACGCTTACAGGCCATTCTCATTCTGATAAAAAATGGCCCGCTCTTTAAAGAACGGGCCCAATTCATGACGTTAGGTGACTGGCTCGGAGGTCATAAGAGCCATAGATGAAACGGGCGAGGAGCCCAATCGTTCCATCATCAGAAGAAAAAGTACCAGATAAACAGAACAGCGATGAATGGTACGCCGAGAAGCCAAAGGATTAGTGCACGGAACATATTGTCTCTCCTTCATGTTGTAATTTCAACGATCTGGCAGGAAATTGGTTCCCATAATGATTATGTTCACAACTGCTTCGGTTCGACTCATTTCAGGGGATTTGCAAAAACTTTAATGATCCGTCAATAATTCAGTGACATCACTAATTTCTAAAAGATACGATCGGCCTTACGGTCATAGTTAGTGTATTGCGGGCGTGTGGCGTATGAGTTCAAACGGGTGGCGAAACCGTGCTAAGAATGCAGATCTATCGATGATGCGTCAAAAGCGCGGATCGACTGCTGTGTTGACATTCATGGCGCTGGCTGTGGTTTTGGCGGGTTGCGCAAGCGCCCCGCAGCCGAAATCGTCGAAGAAAAAGCACCCCAAAGAATATTTTGCCGAATCCAAATATGGCGTGAAAGCCAGCCCACGTGTCACCAACCTTCAAGGCAAGCCATTGCCACGTGGTGGTGGCCGCGATCAGGTCGGTAAACCTTATCAGGTCAAGGGCCGCTGGTATTATCCAAAAGAAAACAAGAATTACGCCTCAACGGGTCGTGCTTCCTGGTATGGCAGTGCTTTCCACGGTCGGTTGACCGCCAATGGCGAAATCTATGACATGACGCATCTGACGGCAGCGCATCCAACGATGCCGCTGCCAAGTTATGCGCGTGTCACCAACACTTACAACGGCAGTTCAATTATCGTTCGAGTGAATGATCGTGGACCATTCGAGCGTGATCGCGTGATTGATCTATCGCAGAAGGCTGCTGAGTTGCTGGATTATCAGCATCACGGCACGGCCGATGTGAAGGTTGAATATGTAGGGCGTGCGCCTCTTGATGGACAGGACGATGCGTATCTGATGGCATCCTATCGTCCAGGAAATGGGGATCCGATTGGACAGCCGGCGACCGGCGTCATGATGGCCATGAATGCGCCAACGCCGACACCAGCCGGAATTGCGGCGATGCCGGTTCCACCGTCTTCTCCATTTGAGGTCAATCCGGCTTATGGCGATGGCGAGACACCGTTGCTCCCTGCAAATGTTCCGGTTCCTTCACAGCGACCAGCTGGTAGTTTCGGCGTTGCGACTGCGGCTCGTATTGGCGGACTTGGTTATGCTTCCGACCGTATGGCAGCCTCTGCCTTCGCCGAAGAGCGCACCTATGGCAGTATCTTGACCGCAAGTGCGGTTTCGGACGCCTGGAAGCGTAGAAATGCAGAAGAACAGCGTGAATATGTCGAGATCGGTGTTTTTAACTCGCTGGACGATCTGACGAAGCTGGAAAAATCTCTGCCGCGCACTGCACGTGTGACACGCACCAAGATACCTACGGAGCAGGGCGACGTTTATGAGCTGACGGCATTTGCCGAAAAGGGCAATAACGACGATTTGCTTCGTGCGGCGTGGAAAGTCGGAGCAACAGACGCCTTTGTTGTTCGTGCCGACTGATTTTGGCCGGAAAGGCTGCATAGGCTCGTCGGAAGTTTAAAGCATTTCCAGCAAAAGTGTGGAGCGGTTTTGCGTAAGATAATGCTTTAAAACAGATAGATAGAGCAGTTTCCACGATTCAATATTAACTGGAATCGCTCTAAGCGGACGGGTGAATCATGGGGCGTTCTTCAAATAGCGTAAGGCTTGCGGCAGCATTTTCCGTTGCGGCTTCAATGACCGTGCCGGGATATGCGCAGACTGTGCAAGCTGCATTCGCTACGAAGGCTCCCCAAGTCCTGCTACTGGACGATAAGAGCGGCACCGTCCTTTTGTCCAAAAATCCGGACATGAAAGTGCCACCCGCGTCGCTTGCCAAGTTGATGACGGCTGAAGTTGTCTTTGAAGCACTTGAAAAAGGCCAGACGACGCTCGAAACCAGCTACCCTGTCACTGAGTATGCGTGGCGCACCGGCGGTGCACCTTCTGGCACGTCAACGATGTTTGCTAAGATCAAGTCGACGCCAACGGTTGCTGATCTGCTGCAAGGCATGATTGTGCAGGCTGCAAATGACGGTGCCATCATTCTCGCTGAAGGGCTGTCTGGCAGCGAAGCTGCTTTCGCGCAAAAGATGAATGAGCGTGCGAAAGATTTGGGCCTCATCGGCTCGAATTTCGTGAACGCGACCGGACTGCCCGCCGAAGGACAAACGGTAACGCTGTCCGATCTCATAAAACTCGCGCGCCATATTCATAGCGCTCATCCCGAACGTTACGTCTATTATGCCCAGCCGGCATTCACTTGGAACAACATCATGCAGCGCAATCGCAACCCGCTTTTGCGGCTTGATATTGGCGCAGACGGCATGGGAACGGGCTACACTGTAGCATCCGGTTATGCTTTGGTCGCCTCTGCAGAACAGAACGGACGCAGGCTGTTTCTTGCAATGAGTGGTTTGACCAGCATCAAAGAACGCGAGGAAGAAGCAAAGAAACTTATCCAATGGGGGATGACTTCATTCGATACTATAAGTATTTATTCGGCTAACGAAGAGATCGGCACTGCGCAGGTTTTCGGCGGCTCCGCCTCCAGCGTTTCTCTGAAAGTCAAAGACGATGTTGAACTGCTGCTTCCAAAGGAAGGGCGCGACAAGCTCAAAGCACGTATTTTCTACGAGGGGCCGTTAAACGCTCCCATCGAGACAGACACGCAAGTTGGAACTTTGCGGTTCGAACTCAATGGGAATGTAGTACAGCAAATGCCGCTCTATACGGCTCAATCGGTTTCAGTTGGCACTCTCTCACAGCGAGCAATGGGCGCAGCGCTGGAGCTTTCCACGGGTTGGCTAAGGAAATATCTCTAAACCCTCCTCGACCTCACGCGCAAACGCCGATAAACAATAGAGAGCTTGTTTTAAGCTGGACTCAATTTTGCGGAAGCCAGTGTGACCGGATTGTTTATTACATTCGAGGGTGGGGAAGGTGCGGGTAAATCAACCCAGATTGCCTTGCTGGCGGAGCATCTGCGTAGCCTTGGTTTTGATCCGCTGATCACGCGTGAACCCGGTGGTTCTGCGGGTGCTGAAGCAGTTCGTCACGTGATTCTGAGTGGTAATGCCGAAAGCTACGGTCCTGCAATGGAAGCGCTGCTTTTCGCTGCTGCTCGAGCTGATCATGTCGATCAGCTGATCCGTCCGGCATTATCTGAAGGTCGCGTTGTGCTTTGTGACCGTTTCATCGATTCGAGCCGTGCCTATCAGGGCGTGACAGGAAATCTCAATGCCACTTATATGGCTGCTATCGAACGTATTGCTATCGATGGTGCAATGCCAGACCTTACGATCATTCTTGATATTCCTGCAGAAAAAGGTCTTTCTCGCGCAGTGAAGCGTCGAGGGACTGACATTGCCGATCGTTTCGAGAAAGAAGCCATTGCCGTGCACGAAGCCCGGCGTCAGGCGTTTCTAGAAATTGCGAATGCCGAACCCGATCGCTGTAAGGTGGTCAACGCCGACCGTTCACAGGATGAGATATCAGCCGATATCGTAGCCATTGCAGACGAAATTTTGAAGAAAAAGGGACTTCTGTGATCGAAGAGCTTGATGTCCCAAAAGCCCATGATTCCATTGAAGGCGTAGCTGAACCATCTGCCAGTGATTATCTCACCGGTCATGGCGAAATAGTAGCTTTCCTGGCACAGGCCTATCGTGAAGGTCGTATGCATCATGCGCTGCTTTTTGAGGGCGCTCAGGGTGTTGGCAAGGCGACACTGGCCTTTCATCTCGCAGGCCACATGCTTGCGTTTGGAGATCAGACCTTTGCACCTGAAACGATCGGAATGCCTGATTTCAGCAAACCACTCTGGCGACAGATCGCAGGTGGTATGCATCCGGCCGTGTTGCATATTAATCGGCCCTTCGATCAGAAAACCGGCAAGTTCAGGACTGGTATTCCTGTAGAGGAAATTCGTCGCGTCACTCATTTTCTGACCCGCACGGCATCGGACGGCGCATGGCGAATTGTCATTGTCGATCCTGCCGATGATATGAACCGTAATGCTGCGAATGCGCTTCTCAAAACTCTGGAGGAGCCACCGGCACGCGCGATGTTCATTCTGATATCGCATTCGTCGGGACGGCTTCTGCCAACCATCCGTTCACGCTGCCAGAGCATCCAGTTTAAGCCTCTCGGAGATGATGCGCTTACAGATGCATTGGAGCACGTTGGACCTAGCGTCGGGCTTGATGCCGACGGCATCACACAATCGCTTCTGACTCGCTCTGAAGGCAGCGTGCGCAAGGCGCTGCTTCTCGTGGCCCATGGAGGCCTTGAAATATCGAATACCGTTGATGCCATATTGCAGGGGCAGGCGTTTGATCTTCCAAAAGCTCAAACGCTTTCAGGTGTTCTGAATGGGCGTGAGGCAGAAGTTCAATATGAACTGTTCCGCGATTATCTTATGAGCCGGATCGCGGATGAGGCTAGACGCTATGCAGATTCGGGTCAGTTGCGTGAAGCCGATCAGTGGTCGCGTTTCTGGAGCGAACTTGTTCGTGAAATTTCGAATGCCGAGACCTATAATCTCGACCGGAAGCAGGCAGTTATGATCCTTTTGGAAAAAACGCATCGCGCTTTTCGATCTGGCACACCTCCGCTTACGTGACATGGTGCTTCACTTGCGTTATGTCACCGCTAACGTTTTTTAAACATCACACTTGAAGAAGCCGGATTTCTGATGAGCCGCGAAAAATTCTATATCACCACCGCAATCGCTTACCCAAATGGCAAGCCGCATATCGGTCATGCTTATGAATTGATTGCGACTGATGCCATGGCGCGTTTCCAGCGTCTGGATGGCAAGGATGTTCACTTCCTGACCGGCTCGGACGAACACGGCATTAAGATGCTGCAGAGTGCGCGTAAGGAAGGCATTACGCCACGCGAACTCGCAGATCGCAACACAGCTGCTTTCCAGCGCATGGGCGAGTTTCTGAACAGCTCGCACGACGATTATATTCGCACCTCCGAAGAGCGCCATTACAAGGCCAGTCAGGCAATCTGGCAGGCAATGGCCGCCAATGGCGATATCTATAAAGGCGGCTATGCGGGCTGGTATTCGGTTCGTGACGAAGCCTATTATGGCGAAGAGGAAACGGAAGTCCGTGCGGATAATGTTCGCTACGGTCCTCAGGGCACCCCTGTTGAGTGGGTTGAAGAAGAAAGCTACTTCTTCCGTCTGTCCAATTATCAGGACAAGCTTCTTGAACTTTACGAAAAGAATCCCGGCTTCATCATGCCTGCGGAACGTCGCAACGAGATCGTGAGCTTCGTAAAGTCTGGTCTGAAAGACCTTTCGATTTCGCGCACGACATTCGACTGGGGTATTCCGGTTCCGGGTGATGAAAAGCACGTCATGTATGTCTGGGTTGACGCCCTGACGAATTACATCACGGCAGTTGGATATCCTGATACAACCGATGAAAAGTGGGGCTACTGGCCTGCCGATGCTCATATCATCGGTAAGGACATTTCGCGGTTCCATGCAGTCTACTGGCCAGCATTCCTGATGTCGGCGGGAGTTCCGCTGCCAAAGCGCGTGTTTGCGCATGGCTTCCTGTTCAACCGCGGTGAAAAGATGTCGAAGTCGCTTGGCAACGTCATCGATCCGTTTGAACTGGTAGAGCGTTATGGTCTTGATCAGCTGCGCTACTTCCTGATGCGTGAAGTACCATTTGGTCAGGATGGCAGCTACAGCCATGATGCGATCGTCAACCGCACCAATGCCGATCTTGCCAACGATCTGGGCAATCTTGCACAGCGCTCGCTGTCGATGATTGCCAAGAACTGCGAAGGCAAGGTTCCGGTTCCTGGTGAGTTTTCGGATGCTGACACGGCTATTCTGGATCAGGCCGATGCGGCACTGGAAACTGCGCGTAAGGCAGTCGGTGATCAGGCGCTGCATATTGCTCTTGGTGCAATTTTTGCCGTGGTTGCGGAAGCAAACCGTTACTTTGCGGGACAGGAGCCGTGGGCACTGCGCAAGACTGATCCTGCGCGTATGGGTACGGTGCTTTATGTAACCGCGGAAGTGATCCGCCGCGTCGGCATCATGGTGCAGCCGTTCATTCCGCAGTCGGCTGAAAAGCTCCTCGATACTCTGGCAATCCCGGCAGATAAGCGTCAGTTCTCTGACGTAACTGCAAGCCCGCTTGTCGGTCGAGCCGAACTACCAGCACCGCAGCCGGTCTTCCCGCGCTTTGTGGAAGCGGAAGAGCAGAACTGAGCTGAATATGCTGGTTGATAGTCACTGCCATCTCGACTTTGCGGATTTCGAGCCAGAGCGCGATGCTGTTGTGGCGCGCGCGCTCGATGCTGGCATCAAGCGCATGGTCACAATTTGCACGCGTGTACGCAAGTTCGATACGATCCTGACACTCGCTGAGAATTACGAGTCCGTCTATTGTTCTGTTGGAACACACCCGAACAATGCGCATGAGGAACTCGATGTCACGGCCGATGATCTGGTGCGTCTGGCTGAGCATCCGAAAGTCGTCGCCATAGGCGAGGCGGGTTTGGACTATCATTATGATTATGCGCCGCCGGAAGCCCAGCGTCAGGGCTTCCTCACGCATATCGAAGCTGCACGTCGCACACAGTTGCCGCTCGTGATTCACGCGCGCAGCGCGGATCAGGATATGGCCGACATTCTGGAATCTGAGACGGCGAAGGGCGCGTTTCCCTTTATCCTGCACTGTTTCTCGTCCGGTCGGGCATTGGCTGAGAAGGGCATTGAGCTTGGCGGTTATGTGTCATTCTCCGGCATTCTGACCTTCAAGAACTCAGCCGATATTCGCGAAGTTGCAAGCATTGTTCCGCGTGATCGTCTGCTGGTCGAGACAGATGCGCCATATCTCGCACCGATGCCGTATCGCGGTAAACGCAATGAGCCGTCATTTGTGCAGCACACGGCAGCCGTTTTAGCTGACACAATTGGTGTGAGCAGCGATGAGATAGCCGACATCACAAGTGAAAACGTCTTCCGGCTTTTCTCCAAAATGCCAAAGCCTGCTGGAGAATAATCATCGTGGCAGCTTCCCGCAATTGTTTGCGTTTCACAATTCTGGGGTGCGGATCGTCCCCCGGTGTGCCACGTATCAATGGTGATTGGGGCAATTGTGATCCTGAAAATCCGAAAAACCGGCGTCGCCGCGCCGCACTCCTTGTGGAGCGGTTCGACGGTGAAGGAAACAGCACCGTCGTCGTGATCGACACAGGACCGGATTTTCGAGCGCAGATGATCGATGCGGATGTGCCGTCGCTGGATGCAGCTGTTTACACACATCCACATGCCGATCATATTCATGGGATCGATGATCTTCGTACCTACGTGGTCGAAAACAGGCGCCTGATGGATGTGTACGCCAACCGGCTGACGCGCAATCGGCTGTTTGATGCCTTTGGCTATTGTTTCGAGACGCCAGCAGGGTCGAGTTATCCGCCGATCCTCTCCATGCATGACATCGTCGCTGAAACGGCTTTTACGATTACAGGAGCAGGCGGATCGATCCGGTTTGAACCATTCACGCAGGTTCACGGTGATATTGAATCGCTCGGCTTCCGCATCGGCAATGTCGCTTACTGCACAGATGTCAGCGCATTTCCAGATGAAAGCCTGAAATATATCCGCCATGCAGATATTCTAATTATCGGCGCACTGCAGTATCGTCCTCACCCAAGCCACTTTTCACTTGAGCAAGCGCTCGAATGGATTGAGTTTTTTGGACCTAAGCGCGCGATACTGACTCACATGCACATACCGCTCGATTACGAGGCAGTCATGCGGGAAACACCCGATAACGTTGAGCCTGGTTATGATGGGTTGCGCTTTGAAGTTTCCATCTGAAAAAGCCCGCTGCGGGTATTTGCAGCGGGCTTTTCTCTTTGGGCTGTAGTCGTTGATCAGGCAGCTGACCCCTTGACCGGGAATGGCATGACATTACTACTTTCGTCTTTAGCCTTTTCAGACTTGTCTTCAAGTTGCAGTCCACCAGCGCGGAGCAGGTCGGAGAAGCGGCCACCGCGTGCAGCCAGTTCGTCGAAGCTACCGCGTTCAACCAGATGTCCCTTATCCATGAACAGGACAATATCAGCAGAGCGAACAGTCGACAGACGGTGCGCAATGATGAAGGTCGTGCGATTGTGGCTCAGATCATCAACAGCCTGTTTGACCTTTTCTTCTGTCTCAACGTCAAGCGCACTTGTCGCCTCGTCGAGCACCAGGATAGGAGAATCCTTGAGGATAGCGCGAGCAATAGCGAGACGCTGACGTTCACCACCTGAAAGCTGCGAACCACGTTCACCAACGACCGTGTCATAACCGTTGCCCTTTGCAAGAATGAAGTCGTGCGCGGCAGCAGCTTTTGCAGCAGCATGAACCATTTCGTTAGACGCATTCTCGTTACCGACACGAATGTTATCTTCGACCGAACGGTTGAACAAACCTGCATCCTGGAACACGGTTGCAATTGCATGACGCAACGAGCGGCGGCTGACGGTGCGTGTATCGGTGCCGTCGATCATAATGCGACCTGCAGCAGGGTCGAACACACGCTGGAGAATATTGATCAGTGTTGTCTTGCCAGCACCCGTCGGGCCAACGATAGCCACTGTCTGTCCAGGCTTGACTTCGAACGACACGTCGTAGACGCCCTGACCCGAATTCGGAAATTCGAAGGTTACATTATCAAAAACAATGCCACCCTTCACATCTTCAAGATCGGTTGCATCCTGCGGTTCCTGACGGTCAGCGGTCGCGTCTTCCATTTCGAAGAACTCTTCCAGCTTTGCGCGGGCTGTTACAGTCTGGTTGATGAACGCGCTGATCTGGTCAAGACGACCGATCATAAGTTGAGCGAAACCGATAAAGGCAATAACATCACCAACGCGCATCTGGCCCTTGGTCACGAAATACGCACCAAGCATCAGCACGATAACCATCGAGAGCGTCGAAGCCATTCGGTTCAGACCGCTGGCAAGCGCCCACCAGTTGAGAACCGGAAACTGGACGTTTTCCAGATTCTTTGCATATTGGCGCAGCGACTGTGTTTCAGAAGCGATGCGGTTATAGCTC
This sequence is a window from Ochrobactrum quorumnocens. Protein-coding genes within it:
- a CDS encoding IS5 family transposase is translated as MHLKTDRNGQPLGFELTGGEASDSKQFESLMDTGPQVRHRAIIADKGYDSDVNREIARKAGAIPVIPYRSNRRNIPKHFATALYRGRARIEQMMGKLKRFKRVALRCEKTARNFRSIVAIASAFILIKSVHTA
- a CDS encoding transposase — protein: MCTKMTENDYELALEVFRTCLPAVGAKAKNDRLFLEALHYFTLHNISWRALPERFGNWNSVWKRFDRLGKAGVFEDYFSILAGLDESAHLIAMFDSTVIRAHVSAAGAKGGRKVKRSAGLVEGSEPKSI
- a CDS encoding lipid kinase gives rise to the protein MATSSKRRALLIVNPKARNGKGFNADMRGILERGGISLIEKTAKGAETISDVIRSNSEVDLVIVGGGDGTLNAAAPGLVETKVPLAILPLGTANDFARTIGIPADPTEATRQLLTYEQHPIDLGEVNGHLYFNVASIGFSAELAQKLSAEAKKKWGKLGYAIAAGRILMRSELFTAYLEHDGITEQIKTLQVSVGNGKFYGGGMAVEKDAAIDDGKLDFYSLEVDHWWKLLRLLPSLRQGTQSKWDDVRAFPTTEVIIRTKKPRPVNTDGELSTWTPAHFRLHREAVNAYRPFSF
- a CDS encoding septal ring lytic transglycosylase RlpA family protein, with the translated sequence MMRQKRGSTAVLTFMALAVVLAGCASAPQPKSSKKKHPKEYFAESKYGVKASPRVTNLQGKPLPRGGGRDQVGKPYQVKGRWYYPKENKNYASTGRASWYGSAFHGRLTANGEIYDMTHLTAAHPTMPLPSYARVTNTYNGSSIIVRVNDRGPFERDRVIDLSQKAAELLDYQHHGTADVKVEYVGRAPLDGQDDAYLMASYRPGNGDPIGQPATGVMMAMNAPTPTPAGIAAMPVPPSSPFEVNPAYGDGETPLLPANVPVPSQRPAGSFGVATAARIGGLGYASDRMAASAFAEERTYGSILTASAVSDAWKRRNAEEQREYVEIGVFNSLDDLTKLEKSLPRTARVTRTKIPTEQGDVYELTAFAEKGNNDDLLRAAWKVGATDAFVVRAD
- a CDS encoding D-alanyl-D-alanine carboxypeptidase family protein, coding for MTVPGYAQTVQAAFATKAPQVLLLDDKSGTVLLSKNPDMKVPPASLAKLMTAEVVFEALEKGQTTLETSYPVTEYAWRTGGAPSGTSTMFAKIKSTPTVADLLQGMIVQAANDGAIILAEGLSGSEAAFAQKMNERAKDLGLIGSNFVNATGLPAEGQTVTLSDLIKLARHIHSAHPERYVYYAQPAFTWNNIMQRNRNPLLRLDIGADGMGTGYTVASGYALVASAEQNGRRLFLAMSGLTSIKEREEEAKKLIQWGMTSFDTISIYSANEEIGTAQVFGGSASSVSLKVKDDVELLLPKEGRDKLKARIFYEGPLNAPIETDTQVGTLRFELNGNVVQQMPLYTAQSVSVGTLSQRAMGAALELSTGWLRKYL
- the tmk gene encoding dTMP kinase, giving the protein MTGLFITFEGGEGAGKSTQIALLAEHLRSLGFDPLITREPGGSAGAEAVRHVILSGNAESYGPAMEALLFAAARADHVDQLIRPALSEGRVVLCDRFIDSSRAYQGVTGNLNATYMAAIERIAIDGAMPDLTIILDIPAEKGLSRAVKRRGTDIADRFEKEAIAVHEARRQAFLEIANAEPDRCKVVNADRSQDEISADIVAIADEILKKKGLL
- a CDS encoding DNA polymerase III subunit delta'; amino-acid sequence: MIEELDVPKAHDSIEGVAEPSASDYLTGHGEIVAFLAQAYREGRMHHALLFEGAQGVGKATLAFHLAGHMLAFGDQTFAPETIGMPDFSKPLWRQIAGGMHPAVLHINRPFDQKTGKFRTGIPVEEIRRVTHFLTRTASDGAWRIVIVDPADDMNRNAANALLKTLEEPPARAMFILISHSSGRLLPTIRSRCQSIQFKPLGDDALTDALEHVGPSVGLDADGITQSLLTRSEGSVRKALLLVAHGGLEISNTVDAILQGQAFDLPKAQTLSGVLNGREAEVQYELFRDYLMSRIADEARRYADSGQLREADQWSRFWSELVREISNAETYNLDRKQAVMILLEKTHRAFRSGTPPLT
- the metG gene encoding methionine--tRNA ligase, which gives rise to MSREKFYITTAIAYPNGKPHIGHAYELIATDAMARFQRLDGKDVHFLTGSDEHGIKMLQSARKEGITPRELADRNTAAFQRMGEFLNSSHDDYIRTSEERHYKASQAIWQAMAANGDIYKGGYAGWYSVRDEAYYGEEETEVRADNVRYGPQGTPVEWVEEESYFFRLSNYQDKLLELYEKNPGFIMPAERRNEIVSFVKSGLKDLSISRTTFDWGIPVPGDEKHVMYVWVDALTNYITAVGYPDTTDEKWGYWPADAHIIGKDISRFHAVYWPAFLMSAGVPLPKRVFAHGFLFNRGEKMSKSLGNVIDPFELVERYGLDQLRYFLMREVPFGQDGSYSHDAIVNRTNADLANDLGNLAQRSLSMIAKNCEGKVPVPGEFSDADTAILDQADAALETARKAVGDQALHIALGAIFAVVAEANRYFAGQEPWALRKTDPARMGTVLYVTAEVIRRVGIMVQPFIPQSAEKLLDTLAIPADKRQFSDVTASPLVGRAELPAPQPVFPRFVEAEEQN
- a CDS encoding TatD family hydrolase gives rise to the protein MLVDSHCHLDFADFEPERDAVVARALDAGIKRMVTICTRVRKFDTILTLAENYESVYCSVGTHPNNAHEELDVTADDLVRLAEHPKVVAIGEAGLDYHYDYAPPEAQRQGFLTHIEAARRTQLPLVIHARSADQDMADILESETAKGAFPFILHCFSSGRALAEKGIELGGYVSFSGILTFKNSADIREVASIVPRDRLLVETDAPYLAPMPYRGKRNEPSFVQHTAAVLADTIGVSSDEIADITSENVFRLFSKMPKPAGE
- a CDS encoding MBL fold metallo-hydrolase, whose translation is MAASRNCLRFTILGCGSSPGVPRINGDWGNCDPENPKNRRRRAALLVERFDGEGNSTVVVIDTGPDFRAQMIDADVPSLDAAVYTHPHADHIHGIDDLRTYVVENRRLMDVYANRLTRNRLFDAFGYCFETPAGSSYPPILSMHDIVAETAFTITGAGGSIRFEPFTQVHGDIESLGFRIGNVAYCTDVSAFPDESLKYIRHADILIIGALQYRPHPSHFSLEQALEWIEFFGPKRAILTHMHIPLDYEAVMRETPDNVEPGYDGLRFEVSI
- a CDS encoding glucan ABC transporter ATP-binding protein/ permease, which produces MSLLKIYWRAMEYLAAEKAATITMCIASVLVALVMLAEPILFGRVIQAISDKGDIFTQLAMWAALGAFNIVAAVFVARGADRLAHRRRLGVMIDSYERIITMPLSWHQKRGTSNALHTLIRATDSLFTLWLEFMRQHLTTVVALVALIPVAMSMDMRMSMVLIVLGVIYVMIGQLVMRKTKDGQTAVEKHHHKLFEHVSDTISNVSVVQSYNRIASETQSLRQYAKNLENVQFPVLNWWALASGLNRMASTLSMVIVLMLGAYFVTKGQMRVGDVIAFIGFAQLMIGRLDQISAFINQTVTARAKLEEFFEMEDATADRQEPQDATDLEDVKGGIVFDNVTFEFPNSGQGVYDVSFEVKPGQTVAIVGPTGAGKTTLINILQRVFDPAAGRIMIDGTDTRTVSRRSLRHAIATVFQDAGLFNRSVEDNIRVGNENASNEMVHAAAKAAAAHDFILAKGNGYDTVVGERGSQLSGGERQRLAIARAILKDSPILVLDEATSALDVETEEKVKQAVDDLSHNRTTFIIAHRLSTVRSADIVLFMDKGHLVERGSFDELAARGGRFSDLLRAGGLQLEDKSEKAKDESSNVMPFPVKGSAA